The following proteins are encoded in a genomic region of Streptomyces sp. NBC_01723:
- a CDS encoding ABC transporter ATP-binding protein encodes MSTLSIDHVSRWFGNVVAVNDITMTIGPGVTGLLGPNGAGKSTLINMMGGFLAPSTGSVTLDGRPVWRNEAIYKHIGIVPEREAMYDFLTGREFVLANAELHGLGAKAAQEALSTVEMEYAQDRKIATYSKGMRQRVKMASALVHQPSLLLLDEPFNGMDPRQRMQLMDLLRRMGDEGRTVLFSSHILEEVEQLAWHIEVIVAGRHAASGDFRKIRRLMTDRPHRYLVRSSDDRALAAALIADPSTSGIEVDLAEGALRVQAVDFGRFTALLPKVARDHGIRLLTVSPSDESLESVFSYLVAA; translated from the coding sequence GTGAGCACCCTCAGCATCGACCACGTCTCCCGCTGGTTCGGCAACGTGGTCGCCGTCAACGACATCACCATGACGATCGGCCCCGGCGTCACCGGCCTCCTCGGCCCCAACGGCGCGGGAAAGTCCACCCTCATCAACATGATGGGCGGCTTCCTCGCCCCCTCCACCGGCAGCGTCACCCTCGACGGCAGGCCGGTCTGGCGCAACGAGGCCATCTACAAGCACATCGGCATCGTCCCCGAGCGGGAGGCGATGTACGACTTCCTCACCGGCCGCGAGTTCGTCCTGGCCAACGCCGAACTGCACGGCCTGGGCGCCAAGGCGGCCCAGGAGGCGCTCTCCACCGTAGAGATGGAGTACGCGCAGGACCGCAAGATCGCCACGTACTCCAAGGGCATGCGGCAGCGCGTGAAAATGGCCTCCGCCCTCGTTCACCAGCCGTCCCTGCTCCTGCTCGACGAGCCGTTCAACGGTATGGACCCGCGCCAGCGCATGCAGCTTATGGACCTGCTGCGGCGCATGGGCGACGAGGGCCGCACCGTGCTGTTCTCCTCGCACATCCTCGAAGAGGTCGAACAGCTCGCCTGGCACATCGAGGTGATCGTCGCCGGACGCCACGCGGCCAGCGGCGACTTCCGCAAGATCCGCCGCCTGATGACCGACCGGCCGCACCGCTACCTGGTGCGCTCCAGCGACGACCGCGCTCTCGCGGCCGCGCTGATCGCCGACCCGTCCACGTCCGGCATCGAGGTCGACCTAGCCGAGGGCGCGCTCCGCGTCCAGGCCGTCGACTTCGGACGGTTCACGGCCCTGCTGCCCAAGGTCGCCCGCGACCACGGCATCCGACTGCTCACGGTCTCGCCGTCCGACGAGTCCCTCGAGTCCGTCTTCTCGTACCTCGTCGCGGCGTAG
- a CDS encoding ABC transporter permease has translation MAAEQPTATVPGDQTRIHNIGYRNYDGPRLGRAYARRSLYSQSLRGAYGLGRSAKSKVLPMLLFVVMCLPAAIMVAVAVATKANDLPVDYTRYAIVLQAVISLYVASQAPQSVSRDLRFKTVPLYFSRPIETSDYVRAKYAALSSALFILTAAPLLVLYVGALLAKLDFADQTKGFAQGLVSVALLSLLFAGLGLVVASVTPRRGFGIAAVIAVLTITYGAVSTLQAIADVQGSSGAVSWIGLFSPITLIDGVQSAFLGATSAFPGGVGPSNGEGLVFVLVTLGLIAGTYGLLMRRYKKVGL, from the coding sequence ATGGCAGCTGAACAGCCCACAGCCACGGTCCCGGGTGACCAGACCCGTATCCACAACATCGGCTACCGCAACTACGACGGCCCCCGCCTCGGCCGCGCCTACGCCCGCCGCTCGCTGTACTCGCAGTCCCTGCGCGGCGCCTACGGCCTCGGCCGTTCGGCCAAGTCCAAGGTGCTGCCGATGCTGTTGTTCGTGGTGATGTGCCTGCCCGCGGCCATCATGGTCGCCGTCGCCGTCGCGACCAAGGCGAACGACCTGCCCGTGGACTACACGCGCTACGCGATCGTCCTCCAGGCCGTCATCAGCCTGTACGTCGCCTCGCAGGCCCCCCAGTCCGTCTCGCGCGACCTGCGCTTCAAGACCGTGCCGCTGTACTTCTCCCGGCCGATCGAGACCTCCGACTACGTCCGCGCGAAGTACGCGGCGCTGTCCTCGGCCCTGTTCATCCTCACCGCCGCGCCCCTGCTGGTGCTCTACGTGGGCGCGCTGCTCGCCAAACTCGACTTCGCGGACCAGACCAAGGGGTTCGCACAGGGACTCGTCTCCGTGGCACTGCTCTCGCTGCTCTTCGCCGGTCTCGGTCTGGTCGTCGCCTCGGTCACCCCGCGCCGCGGCTTCGGCATCGCGGCCGTCATCGCCGTCCTGACCATCACCTACGGCGCGGTCTCCACGCTCCAGGCGATCGCCGACGTCCAGGGCAGCTCCGGGGCCGTCTCCTGGATCGGCCTGTTCTCGCCCATCACCCTCATCGACGGGGTGCAGTCCGCCTTCCTCGGCGCCACCTCGGCCTTCCCGGGCGGGGTCGGCCCGAGCAACGGCGAGGGCCTGGTCTTCGTCCTCGTCACCCTGGGCCTGATCGCCGGCACCTACGGCCTGCTGATGCGCCGCTACAAGAAGGTGGGACTGTGA
- a CDS encoding M24 family metallopeptidase, which yields MATAVAAEPRAELRGFREVQRLAYECAEAVAARLTPGVTEREAARMQREWLRERGVRDWFHLPFAWFGDRTAFTDFRVPLQFFPTGRRLEPGMPFILDMAPVHRGFTADIGYSGSLGPNPVQHRLAADLAAHRELILREVRERRSLREIYEDVDRLMVRQGYANRHRAYPFGVIAHKVDRVRERRLSPRLFGFGTQSLKGLAGDALHGHREGWSPLWSPYRFSDHPPRPGLWAVEPHLGFRGTGAKFEEVLVVTDSTDPAESAFWLDDDLPHVRRWAEAK from the coding sequence ATGGCGACGGCAGTGGCAGCGGAACCCCGTGCGGAGCTGCGGGGATTCCGGGAGGTGCAGCGTCTCGCCTACGAGTGCGCCGAGGCGGTGGCGGCCCGGCTGACGCCGGGGGTGACCGAGCGCGAGGCGGCCCGGATGCAGCGCGAGTGGCTGCGGGAGCGGGGCGTGCGGGACTGGTTCCACCTGCCCTTCGCCTGGTTCGGCGACCGCACGGCGTTCACGGACTTCCGCGTTCCGCTCCAGTTCTTCCCCACCGGCCGCCGACTGGAGCCGGGGATGCCCTTCATCCTGGACATGGCCCCGGTGCACCGGGGCTTCACCGCCGACATCGGCTACTCCGGATCACTCGGCCCCAACCCGGTCCAGCACCGGCTGGCGGCCGACCTGGCGGCACACCGCGAGCTGATCCTGCGCGAGGTGCGCGAGCGCCGTTCGCTGCGGGAGATCTACGAGGACGTGGACCGGCTCATGGTCCGTCAGGGCTATGCCAACCGGCATCGCGCCTATCCCTTCGGCGTCATCGCCCACAAGGTGGACCGGGTGCGCGAACGGCGGCTGTCGCCACGCCTGTTCGGCTTCGGCACGCAGTCGCTCAAGGGGCTGGCGGGAGACGCGCTGCACGGCCACCGCGAGGGCTGGTCCCCGCTGTGGTCGCCCTACCGCTTCTCCGACCACCCGCCCCGCCCGGGGCTGTGGGCGGTCGAACCCCACCTCGGTTTCCGGGGTACCGGCGCGAAGTTCGAGGAGGTCCTGGTCGTCACCGACTCCACGGATCCCGCGGAGAGCGCCTTCTGGCTGGACGACGATCTGCCGCACGTGCGGCGCTGGGCGGAGGCGAAATGA
- a CDS encoding HAD family hydrolase, translated as MSDTASATAADAGGAGPFPYRLIATDLDGTLLRGDDTISSRTRDALAAATSAGAAHIVVTGRAVPWTRHILDDLGYDGLAVCGQGAQVYHAGEHRLLTSVTLDRQLAGVALAKIEAETGPLYLAASRDGLDGDVLVGPGYEVGGDLPAVPFTDASDLWSAPLNKIYIQHPTLSDDELAEAARRTAGGFVTVTMAGAGIVELLPLGLSKATGLSLAARRLGLKAADTIAFGDMPNDVPMFGWAARGVAMANAHEELKAVADEVTSSNDEDGIAVVLERLSG; from the coding sequence GTGAGCGACACCGCCTCCGCCACGGCCGCCGACGCCGGTGGAGCCGGGCCGTTCCCGTACCGGCTGATCGCGACCGATCTCGACGGCACGCTGCTGCGCGGCGACGACACGATCTCGTCGCGCACCCGGGACGCGCTCGCCGCCGCCACCTCGGCGGGCGCCGCCCACATCGTGGTGACCGGCCGCGCGGTCCCGTGGACCCGGCACATACTCGACGACCTCGGCTACGACGGTCTGGCCGTCTGCGGCCAGGGCGCGCAGGTCTACCACGCCGGGGAGCACCGGCTGCTGACCTCGGTCACGCTGGACCGCCAGCTGGCCGGGGTGGCGCTGGCCAAGATCGAGGCGGAGACCGGTCCGCTGTACCTGGCGGCGAGCCGCGACGGACTGGACGGCGACGTCCTGGTCGGCCCGGGGTACGAGGTCGGCGGCGATCTCCCGGCAGTGCCTTTCACCGACGCCTCGGACCTGTGGTCGGCGCCGCTGAACAAGATCTACATCCAGCATCCGACCCTGTCGGACGACGAACTGGCCGAGGCGGCCCGGCGCACCGCGGGCGGCTTCGTCACGGTCACCATGGCCGGCGCGGGCATCGTCGAACTGCTCCCCCTCGGCCTGTCCAAGGCGACCGGGCTGTCGCTCGCGGCCCGTCGGCTCGGGTTGAAGGCGGCCGACACGATCGCCTTCGGCGACATGCCCAACGACGTCCCGATGTTCGGCTGGGCCGCCCGCGGCGTGGCGATGGCCAACGCCCACGAGGAGCTGAAGGCGGTGGCCGACGAGGTCACGTCCTCGAACGACGAGGATGGCATCGCGGTGGTCCTGGAGCGCCTGTCGGGCTGA
- a CDS encoding ABC transporter ATP-binding protein produces MIATESLSKRFPRVTALDRLSVDVGPGVTGLVGANGAGKSTLIKILLGLSPATEGRAEVLGLDVATKGAAIRERVGYMPEHDCLPPDVSATEFVVHMARMSGLPPTAARERTADTLRHVGLYEERYRPIGGYSTGMKQRVKLAQALVHDPQLVFLDEPTNGLDPVGRDEMLGLIRRIHTDFGISVLVTSHLLGELERTCDHVVVVDGGKLLRSSSTTDFTQNTTTLAIEVTDTDEHPDGTRAVRDALDARGVTVQDGSGLPGAGHVLLLTASGEETYDLVRDVIADLGLGLVRMEQRRHHISEVFKDSDEARKEAVGHGS; encoded by the coding sequence GTGATCGCGACCGAAAGCCTGAGCAAGCGGTTCCCCCGGGTGACCGCGCTCGACCGGCTCTCCGTGGATGTCGGACCCGGTGTGACCGGACTCGTCGGTGCCAACGGCGCCGGCAAGTCCACTCTGATCAAGATCCTTCTGGGTCTGTCTCCCGCCACCGAGGGCCGGGCCGAAGTGCTCGGACTCGATGTCGCCACCAAGGGCGCTGCCATCCGCGAGCGGGTCGGCTACATGCCGGAACACGACTGCCTGCCGCCCGACGTCTCGGCCACCGAGTTCGTCGTCCACATGGCGCGCATGTCCGGCCTGCCCCCCACCGCCGCGCGCGAGCGTACGGCCGACACCCTGCGCCACGTCGGCCTCTACGAGGAGCGCTACCGGCCCATAGGCGGCTACTCGACGGGCATGAAGCAGCGCGTGAAGCTCGCCCAGGCCCTGGTGCACGACCCCCAGCTGGTCTTCCTCGACGAGCCGACCAACGGCCTCGACCCGGTCGGCCGTGACGAGATGCTCGGCCTCATCCGCCGCATCCACACCGACTTCGGCATCTCCGTCCTGGTCACCTCACACCTGCTGGGCGAGTTGGAACGCACCTGCGACCACGTCGTCGTCGTGGACGGCGGCAAGCTGCTGCGCTCCAGCTCCACCACGGACTTCACGCAGAACACGACGACCCTCGCCATCGAGGTCACCGACACCGACGAACACCCCGACGGCACCCGCGCGGTGCGCGACGCGCTCGACGCGCGCGGAGTGACCGTCCAGGACGGCAGCGGCCTGCCCGGCGCCGGCCACGTGCTGCTGCTCACCGCCTCCGGCGAGGAGACCTACGACCTGGTCCGGGACGTCATCGCCGACCTCGGCCTCGGCCTGGTCCGGATGGAACAGCGCCGGCACCACATCTCGGAGGTCTTCAAGGACAGCGACGAAGCACGGAAGGAGGCGGTCGGCCATGGCAGCTGA
- a CDS encoding ABC transporter permease subunit, producing the protein MYDPTVARLTYRALLGRRRALILGVLPLLLLVIAVAVRALAGVDDQTAADVLGGFALATMVPIIGVIAGTGAIGPEIDDGSVVYLLSKPIKRPTIIFTKLIVAIAVTMVFSAVPTFLAGLILNGNGQQIAVAYTIAALVASIAYAALFLLLGTVSRHAVVFGLVYALVWEALFGSLVPGARTLSVQQWSLAVAQKVADGNLVTSDVGLPTATVLLVGVTVLATWYAGQKLRSLTLAGEE; encoded by the coding sequence ATGTACGACCCCACAGTCGCCCGGCTCACCTACCGAGCCCTGCTCGGCCGCCGCCGGGCCCTCATCCTCGGCGTGCTGCCCCTGCTGCTGCTCGTCATCGCCGTCGCGGTGCGCGCGCTCGCCGGAGTCGACGACCAGACCGCGGCGGACGTGCTGGGCGGCTTCGCCCTGGCCACGATGGTGCCGATCATCGGCGTCATCGCCGGCACCGGTGCGATCGGTCCGGAGATCGACGACGGCTCGGTGGTGTACCTGCTGTCCAAGCCGATCAAACGGCCGACGATCATCTTCACCAAGCTGATCGTCGCCATAGCGGTGACGATGGTCTTCTCCGCCGTACCCACGTTCCTCGCCGGCCTGATCCTGAACGGCAACGGCCAGCAGATCGCCGTCGCCTACACGATCGCCGCGCTGGTCGCCTCCATCGCCTACGCCGCGCTCTTCCTGCTGCTGGGCACGGTGTCCCGGCACGCGGTGGTCTTCGGGCTCGTCTACGCCCTCGTGTGGGAGGCCCTGTTCGGCTCCCTGGTGCCGGGCGCCCGCACGCTGAGCGTCCAGCAGTGGTCCCTGGCGGTGGCCCAGAAGGTCGCCGACGGAAACCTGGTGACCTCCGACGTCGGCCTGCCGACCGCGACGGTGCTGCTGGTGGGCGTGACCGTCCTCGCCACCTGGTACGCGGGCCAGAAGCTGAGGTCGCTGACGCTCGCCGGAGAGGAGTGA
- a CDS encoding SGM_3592 family protein yields the protein MAGQTPQQDSHGRPRDGGEEATRGGAGHGAGDDGWDGLVLDEEFVREAGTAEPSARARMLAARWRREKPEPQPWRSDEPPAGWFFSKGRRRRWRRS from the coding sequence ATGGCGGGCCAGACACCTCAGCAGGACAGCCACGGACGGCCGCGGGACGGCGGCGAGGAAGCCACCAGGGGCGGCGCGGGACACGGCGCCGGTGACGACGGCTGGGACGGCCTCGTCCTGGACGAGGAGTTCGTGCGCGAGGCCGGCACGGCCGAGCCCTCGGCCCGCGCCAGGATGCTCGCCGCCCGCTGGCGCCGCGAGAAGCCGGAGCCGCAGCCGTGGCGCTCCGACGAGCCGCCCGCCGGTTGGTTCTTCAGCAAGGGCAGACGCCGCAGGTGGCGCCGGAGCTGA